The following are encoded in a window of Natranaeroarchaeum aerophilus genomic DNA:
- a CDS encoding phosphoribosyltransferase family protein, with protein sequence MNRAEKAALQLRAVSVLRMLKETRTYDELAELTGLPAGDLNRYVNGHVLPSDERAREVVTGVGRDALAEELEARVQTDDEGYVDNSTIVFDQSFLDLVAPVAAESFEFDRPDVVLTAATDGITLAAAIASYYGGRAAYAKKSKETAVEEFIESRQRLQSGIELTYYLPAAAIDEGDTVLVVDDLIRSGETQELLLDIAQRAGAEIGGVFTLIAVGDDGIERARERTDAPVNALIEF encoded by the coding sequence ATGAACAGAGCAGAGAAGGCGGCTCTCCAGTTGCGCGCCGTCTCCGTCCTCCGGATGCTCAAGGAGACGCGCACATACGACGAGTTGGCCGAGCTTACCGGCCTTCCGGCGGGCGATCTCAACCGCTACGTCAACGGGCACGTCCTGCCGAGCGACGAGCGGGCCCGCGAGGTCGTCACCGGGGTCGGCCGCGACGCGCTCGCCGAGGAACTCGAAGCCCGCGTGCAAACGGACGACGAGGGCTACGTCGACAACTCGACGATCGTCTTCGATCAGTCGTTTCTGGATCTCGTTGCACCTGTCGCCGCCGAGTCCTTCGAGTTCGACCGCCCCGATGTCGTCCTCACCGCCGCGACCGACGGCATTACCCTCGCCGCTGCTATCGCGAGCTACTACGGCGGGCGAGCAGCCTATGCGAAAAAGTCCAAAGAGACTGCCGTCGAGGAGTTCATCGAGTCGCGCCAGCGCCTCCAGTCGGGAATCGAGTTGACCTACTACCTGCCGGCCGCCGCGATCGACGAGGGCGACACCGTGCTTGTCGTCGACGATCTCATTCGGTCGGGTGAGACGCAGGAACTACTGCTCGATATCGCCCAGCGCGCCGGCGCGGAGATTGGCGGCGTCTTCACCCTGATCGCGGTCGGCGACGACGGCATCGAGCGCGCCCGCGAGCGGACGGACGCACCGGTGAACGCGCTCATCGAGTTCTGA
- a CDS encoding cadmium resistance transporter, with protein sequence METVLLLGVWLFAVTHLDALVVISAFCADNDYRTWEVLVGHYVGFSVGLAGAVLGALIAGEILADWTFLLGVVPLSIGLWGLISRPPETVVEESSVVPTTIGRIGVVAVAGIGLSGENIAVYIPFFADLSPETLAIVIGVYLVGAGVVFLVALALVYRVATEGISDRLDRWLVPTVLVVVGGYVILSGLVV encoded by the coding sequence GTGGAGACGGTCTTGCTGCTTGGCGTGTGGTTGTTCGCCGTAACGCATCTGGATGCGCTTGTCGTCATCAGCGCATTCTGTGCGGACAACGATTATCGAACCTGGGAGGTACTTGTCGGGCACTACGTGGGATTTTCTGTCGGTCTCGCCGGTGCAGTCCTCGGGGCTCTCATCGCCGGTGAGATCCTGGCGGACTGGACGTTTCTCCTGGGCGTCGTTCCGCTCAGTATCGGTCTGTGGGGACTCATCAGCCGCCCGCCCGAAACCGTCGTCGAAGAATCGTCGGTCGTGCCGACCACGATCGGGCGTATTGGCGTGGTTGCCGTCGCCGGGATCGGCCTCAGCGGCGAGAACATCGCCGTATACATCCCCTTTTTCGCCGATCTCTCGCCGGAAACGTTGGCAATCGTCATCGGCGTGTATCTGGTCGGTGCTGGGGTCGTGTTTCTCGTCGCGCTGGCCCTCGTCTATCGCGTCGCAACCGAGGGGATCTCCGACCGACTCGACCGCTGGCTCGTCCCCACTGTGCTCGTCGTCGTGGGGGGCTACGTCATCCTGAGCGGTCTGGTCGTATGA
- the thrS gene encoding threonine--tRNA ligase: MSQDVDSADDISVVLPDGSELSVERGATVEDVAYEIGPGLGRDTVAGRIDGELVSKDEPITESGANIEIVTEDSDEAIRVMRHSASHCLAQAVERLYDDVQLAIGPPTDEGFYYDFDDIDLDEADFEEINAEIEEIIEADYEIEREEVSIEEARERLADQPYKLELLEEFADENDTVTFYSQGEWEDLCAGPHVESTGEIGAVDLLEIAAAYWRGDEENPMQTRVYGTAFESEDDLEAFHERKREAERRDHRKIGAEMDLFSIQDVTGPGLPLYHPPGKTILRELESFVADLNLDAGYEYVETPHLFKTDLWEKSGHYENYQDDMFVFDVDEDEYGLKPMNCPGHAAIFDDSSWSYRDMPIKYAENGKVYRKEQRGELSGLSRVWAFTIDDGHLFVRPEDIRQEVEQIMDMIDDVLTTFDLEYEVALATRPDKSVGSDEIWERAESQLESVLESRSMEYEVEEGDGAFYGPKIDFAFEDAIGRRWDGPTVQLDFNMPERFDLSYVGEDNEDHKPVMIHRALYGSYERFFMVLIEHFAGNFPLWLAPEQVRVLPISDANLGYAHRVKNEFDEFRVEVDDRDSTIERKIRAAHDDRVPYMIIVGDNEEEDGNISVRDRFEEQEYDVEIDEFLDHLRSERDEKRTEPDFLAE; this comes from the coding sequence ATGTCTCAGGATGTAGATTCAGCGGACGACATATCGGTAGTACTGCCCGACGGCTCCGAGCTCAGCGTCGAGCGCGGCGCGACCGTCGAGGACGTCGCCTACGAGATCGGGCCCGGCCTCGGCCGCGACACGGTCGCCGGTCGTATCGACGGCGAACTCGTCTCGAAGGACGAGCCGATCACGGAAAGCGGCGCGAACATCGAGATCGTCACCGAGGACTCCGACGAGGCGATCCGCGTGATGCGCCATTCGGCCTCGCACTGTCTCGCACAGGCCGTCGAGCGGCTGTACGACGACGTCCAGCTAGCCATCGGCCCGCCGACCGACGAGGGCTTTTACTACGACTTCGACGACATCGACCTCGACGAGGCCGACTTCGAGGAGATCAACGCCGAAATAGAAGAAATCATCGAGGCCGATTACGAGATCGAGCGTGAGGAAGTGTCGATCGAGGAGGCCCGCGAACGGCTGGCCGACCAGCCGTACAAACTCGAACTCCTGGAGGAGTTCGCCGACGAGAACGACACGGTCACCTTCTACAGCCAGGGCGAGTGGGAGGATCTCTGTGCCGGCCCACACGTCGAGTCGACCGGCGAGATCGGTGCCGTTGACCTGCTGGAGATTGCCGCAGCCTACTGGCGCGGCGACGAGGAGAACCCGATGCAGACCCGGGTCTACGGCACCGCGTTCGAGAGTGAGGACGATCTCGAAGCGTTCCACGAGCGAAAGCGCGAGGCCGAGCGTCGCGACCACCGCAAGATCGGCGCGGAGATGGACCTGTTCTCGATTCAGGACGTCACCGGGCCGGGGCTGCCGCTGTATCACCCGCCGGGCAAGACGATCCTGCGCGAACTCGAATCGTTCGTCGCCGACCTGAACCTCGATGCGGGCTACGAGTACGTCGAGACGCCGCACCTGTTCAAGACCGACCTCTGGGAGAAAAGCGGCCACTACGAGAACTATCAGGACGACATGTTCGTCTTCGATGTCGACGAGGACGAGTACGGTCTCAAGCCGATGAACTGTCCGGGCCACGCCGCGATCTTCGACGATAGCTCGTGGTCCTATCGGGACATGCCGATCAAGTACGCCGAGAACGGCAAGGTCTATCGCAAGGAACAGCGCGGCGAGCTCTCGGGGCTCTCGCGGGTCTGGGCGTTCACCATCGACGACGGCCACCTGTTCGTCCGGCCCGAGGACATCCGCCAGGAGGTCGAGCAGATCATGGACATGATCGACGACGTGCTGACGACCTTCGACTTGGAGTACGAGGTCGCGCTCGCGACCCGGCCCGACAAAAGCGTCGGGAGCGACGAGATCTGGGAGCGCGCCGAGTCCCAGCTCGAAAGTGTGCTCGAAAGTCGTTCGATGGAGTACGAGGTCGAGGAGGGCGACGGCGCGTTCTACGGCCCGAAGATCGACTTCGCGTTCGAGGACGCCATCGGTCGCCGCTGGGACGGACCGACGGTCCAGCTCGATTTCAACATGCCCGAGCGCTTCGACCTGTCCTACGTCGGTGAGGACAACGAGGACCACAAGCCGGTGATGATCCACCGCGCCCTCTATGGTAGCTACGAGCGCTTTTTCATGGTCCTGATCGAGCACTTCGCGGGCAACTTCCCCCTCTGGCTCGCCCCCGAGCAGGTCCGGGTGCTCCCGATCAGCGACGCGAATCTGGGCTACGCTCACCGCGTCAAAAACGAGTTCGACGAGTTCCGCGTCGAGGTCGACGATCGCGACTCGACCATCGAGCGCAAGATCCGCGCCGCCCACGACGATCGGGTACCCTACATGATCATCGTCGGCGACAACGAGGAGGAAGACGGTAACATCTCCGTCCGGGACCGCTTCGAGGAACAGGAGTACGACGTCGAGATCGACGAGTTCCTCGATCACCTCCGAAGCGAACGCGACGAGAAACGGACCGAACCTGACTTTCTCGCCGAGTGA
- a CDS encoding acyl-CoA thioesterase/bile acid-CoA:amino acid N-acyltransferase family protein, translating into MDRNPAAGGRRTRRTVLGTIVGGGLAALAGCAGLRGGGATIESKSEPLVDEALDLRVTGLDAEQTVTVVAAMELAQGGVSTVFRSRAMFQADEDGVVDPSDTAPIEGTYDAADPMGIVWSMIGGLDLPLDPPSVGESEGRTQPVTVAVYGGEEQLASRQIPRVLAPTGIEQREPDDDDLVIRAALPEGAGPHPGVLVLHGGDGQPPGQYALQLAANGIAACVVQYFGDHQAIPDEQVHVPMEYFDRAVDWFSGLDSVTSEVGAVGFSLGGTVAQLLGVRRDDIGVVVPYSTIPYVFGFSQFDGSPFSDSDEPLPYVELPWTESEFSQDQRRTRPAIEAGFGRASEEQIEAARIPVEEIDAPVLYVTGEDDTTAPATEYTDRAIDWLDSAEYAHEYEHLAYEDAGHSIFAPYSPTPDRVAIDGRQHGGTPAGIAAAEAESWPVVLDYLRSGLEK; encoded by the coding sequence ATGGATAGAAACCCTGCCGCAGGAGGCCGTCGGACGCGTCGAACTGTACTCGGAACGATCGTCGGTGGCGGACTGGCCGCGCTAGCCGGCTGTGCAGGACTCCGCGGCGGTGGTGCCACCATCGAGTCGAAGTCGGAACCGCTGGTCGACGAGGCACTCGATCTCCGGGTGACCGGACTGGACGCCGAGCAAACGGTGACGGTGGTGGCCGCGATGGAACTCGCTCAGGGCGGAGTGTCCACCGTCTTCAGGTCGCGAGCGATGTTTCAGGCTGACGAGGACGGCGTCGTGGACCCCAGCGACACAGCCCCGATCGAAGGTACCTATGACGCTGCAGATCCGATGGGTATCGTCTGGTCGATGATTGGGGGACTCGATCTGCCGCTGGACCCGCCGTCGGTCGGCGAAAGCGAGGGTCGAACGCAGCCGGTGACCGTCGCCGTCTACGGCGGCGAGGAGCAACTCGCCAGCCGACAGATACCCCGAGTGCTGGCACCGACTGGCATCGAACAACGGGAGCCGGACGACGACGACCTCGTCATCAGAGCCGCGCTGCCGGAGGGGGCCGGTCCACATCCCGGCGTGCTGGTACTGCACGGCGGTGACGGTCAACCGCCAGGACAGTACGCCCTACAGCTAGCCGCTAACGGCATCGCCGCCTGCGTGGTCCAGTACTTCGGCGACCATCAGGCCATTCCCGACGAGCAGGTTCACGTCCCGATGGAGTACTTCGACCGGGCAGTCGACTGGTTCAGCGGGCTCGATAGCGTCACCTCGGAGGTAGGAGCCGTCGGCTTTTCGCTGGGCGGGACCGTCGCCCAGTTACTGGGTGTTCGGCGAGACGACATTGGCGTCGTCGTCCCGTACTCGACGATTCCCTACGTGTTCGGATTCTCTCAGTTCGATGGCAGCCCGTTTTCCGACAGCGACGAACCGCTTCCGTACGTCGAGCTACCGTGGACGGAAAGCGAGTTCAGTCAGGACCAGCGACGCACCCGACCGGCGATCGAAGCCGGATTCGGGCGGGCAAGCGAAGAACAGATCGAGGCAGCACGGATCCCCGTCGAGGAGATCGACGCACCGGTGCTCTACGTGACCGGCGAAGACGACACCACCGCTCCCGCAACGGAGTACACCGATCGTGCGATCGACTGGCTCGATAGCGCCGAGTATGCCCACGAGTACGAGCATCTCGCCTACGAAGACGCAGGTCACAGCATATTCGCACCGTACAGTCCCACCCCTGATCGGGTTGCTATTGATGGCCGACAGCACGGTGGGACACCTGCCGGGATCGCCGCCGCGGAAGCCGAGTCCTGGCCAGTAGTCCTCGACTATCTGCGATCGGGGCTTGAAAAGTAA
- the pdhA gene encoding pyruvate dehydrogenase (acetyl-transferring) E1 component subunit alpha has product MHRAIAERDVEETAVTESEAIDLYREMVRARTFDDRAIALQRRGWMSGYPPFRGQEATQVGVAHAMATTDWLVPTYRSNAAQIARGVPMSDLFAFRKGYAEFQSGHDIPVFPQAVPIATQLSHAVGLGMAARHRGDETAILTLFGDGATSEGDFHEAMNFAGVFDAPVVFCCENNGWAISLPRERQTASETIAQKATAYGFEGKRVDGMDPIAVAECVADALSTARESGPVLIESLTYRLGAHTTSDDPSRYREEESDLPEWRTGDPIERYETYLREHGLLDDETIADIREDADAAVDDAVEHVEAMADPEPDDVFDHVYDRLPAELRRQRSTVGPVGEQN; this is encoded by the coding sequence ATGCACCGGGCGATCGCCGAGCGTGACGTCGAGGAGACGGCGGTGACCGAGTCGGAAGCCATCGATCTCTACCGCGAGATGGTGCGCGCCCGGACGTTCGACGATCGGGCGATCGCCCTGCAGCGGCGCGGCTGGATGAGCGGCTACCCACCCTTTCGTGGCCAGGAGGCGACGCAGGTCGGCGTCGCCCACGCCATGGCGACGACCGACTGGCTGGTCCCGACCTACCGCTCGAACGCCGCCCAGATTGCTCGCGGCGTCCCCATGAGCGATCTCTTTGCCTTCCGGAAGGGGTACGCCGAGTTCCAGTCGGGTCACGATATTCCGGTATTCCCGCAGGCCGTTCCGATCGCCACCCAGCTCTCCCACGCCGTGGGGCTCGGGATGGCAGCACGACATCGCGGCGACGAGACGGCGATCCTGACGCTCTTTGGTGACGGCGCGACCAGCGAGGGTGATTTCCACGAGGCGATGAACTTCGCCGGAGTGTTCGACGCCCCGGTCGTCTTCTGCTGTGAGAACAACGGCTGGGCCATCTCGCTGCCGCGCGAGCGCCAGACTGCCAGTGAGACGATCGCACAAAAAGCGACCGCCTACGGCTTTGAGGGAAAACGGGTCGATGGGATGGACCCCATCGCAGTCGCCGAATGCGTCGCGGACGCGCTGTCGACCGCCCGCGAGTCCGGCCCCGTGCTGATCGAGAGCCTGACCTACCGGCTGGGCGCACACACGACCAGCGACGACCCCTCACGATACCGCGAGGAAGAATCGGATCTCCCGGAGTGGCGCACTGGCGACCCCATCGAGCGCTACGAGACATATCTCCGCGAGCACGGACTACTCGACGACGAGACGATCGCGGACATTCGTGAGGACGCCGACGCTGCGGTCGACGACGCCGTCGAGCACGTCGAGGCGATGGCCGACCCGGAGCCCGACGACGTGTTCGATCACGT